The following coding sequences lie in one Nocardioides sambongensis genomic window:
- a CDS encoding NAD(P)-dependent malic enzyme → MGGKLETVATAEVATKDQLSLAYTPGVAEVCEAIAADPAMTQHYTWVPNTVAIVTDGTAVLGLGDIGPAAAMPVMEGKAVLFKQFGGVDGVPICLATTDVDEIIETVVRLAPSFGGVNLEDISAPRCFEIEDRLKERLDIPVFHDDQHGTAVVTLAALVNALKLTGRSADRTRVVISGAGAAGVAIAKILLAAGIEDIVVTDRKGVVSSDRHDLTPVKKELAQLTADRTGRSGSLADAFAGADVYVGVSGGTIPEEIVATMADDAIIFAMANPNPEVHPDVAHRHARIVATGRSDFPNQINNVLAFPGIFRGAFDARASAITEGMKVAAADALAALVGDDLTEDLVIPSPFDPRVGPAVAAAVADAARRDGVARA, encoded by the coding sequence GTGGGCGGCAAGCTCGAGACCGTGGCGACGGCCGAGGTGGCGACCAAGGACCAGCTCTCTCTCGCCTACACCCCCGGCGTGGCCGAGGTGTGCGAGGCGATCGCAGCCGATCCCGCGATGACGCAGCACTACACGTGGGTGCCGAACACGGTCGCGATCGTCACCGACGGCACCGCGGTGCTGGGCCTCGGTGACATCGGTCCCGCCGCCGCCATGCCGGTGATGGAGGGCAAGGCCGTCCTCTTCAAGCAGTTCGGCGGCGTCGACGGCGTGCCCATCTGCCTGGCCACCACCGACGTGGACGAGATCATCGAGACGGTCGTGCGGCTCGCGCCGAGCTTCGGCGGCGTCAACCTCGAGGACATCTCCGCCCCGCGGTGCTTCGAGATCGAGGACCGGCTCAAGGAGCGCCTCGACATCCCCGTCTTCCACGACGACCAGCACGGGACCGCCGTGGTCACCCTGGCGGCCCTGGTCAACGCGCTCAAGCTCACCGGGCGCAGCGCCGACCGGACCCGGGTGGTGATCTCCGGAGCCGGCGCCGCCGGTGTCGCGATCGCCAAGATCCTGCTCGCGGCCGGCATCGAGGACATCGTGGTGACCGACCGCAAGGGAGTCGTCTCCTCCGACCGGCACGACCTCACCCCGGTCAAGAAGGAGCTCGCGCAGCTCACCGCGGACCGCACCGGTCGCAGCGGCAGCCTCGCCGACGCGTTCGCCGGCGCCGACGTCTACGTGGGCGTCTCCGGTGGCACGATCCCCGAGGAGATCGTCGCCACGATGGCCGACGACGCGATCATCTTCGCGATGGCGAACCCGAACCCGGAGGTGCACCCGGACGTGGCGCACCGGCACGCGCGGATCGTGGCGACCGGCCGGTCGGACTTCCCGAACCAGATCAACAACGTGCTCGCCTTCCCCGGCATCTTCCGGGGCGCCTTCGACGCGCGGGCCTCCGCGATCACCGAGGGGATGAAGGTCGCCGCCGCCGACGCGCTCGCCGCGCTGGTCGGCGACGACCTCACCGAGGACCTGGTGATCCCCTCGCCGTTCGACCCGCGGGTCGGTCCCGCGGTCGCCGCTGCGGTGGCCGATGCGGCCCGACGTGACGGGGTCGCCCGCGCCTGA
- a CDS encoding ferredoxin reductase translates to MTALTAEPIGRVLRSRLVAALTAPHGVDRYLEQFNPMWAAHEVRARIVDIRRETSAEGDAPVATLTLRPTTSWRGHRAGQHVLVGVEMPGAAKRLTRAFSISSAASAPGDEFTLTVRAHAEGQVSSYLVEGAEPGEIVHLSQARGEFTLSESPATPTNNHLLFITGGSGITPAMSMLRTLLRDGYDGHAGRRVTFLHYARSLEDQIFADELAAIAEADNGVTVHLRHGDHRFSEFELRRLVPDYADVDTWLCGPAGLVELVTDAYRDSSRLRMEFFKPSVARAAGDEDDVDGVVTFARSAVSGAAGTATLLEQAEELGLRPEFGCRMGICFSCTATKTAGTTRNVLTGEESSLPDEEIRICVTRPVGDCQVDL, encoded by the coding sequence ATGACGGCCCTGACCGCCGAACCGATCGGACGGGTGCTCCGCTCCCGCCTGGTCGCTGCCCTCACCGCACCGCACGGCGTGGACCGCTACCTCGAGCAGTTCAACCCGATGTGGGCTGCCCACGAGGTGCGGGCGCGCATCGTCGACATCCGCCGGGAGACGTCCGCCGAGGGCGACGCGCCCGTCGCCACCCTGACCCTCCGGCCCACGACGAGCTGGCGCGGACACCGCGCCGGGCAGCACGTCCTCGTCGGCGTCGAGATGCCCGGCGCGGCCAAGCGGCTCACCCGGGCGTTCTCCATCTCCTCGGCGGCGTCCGCGCCCGGTGACGAGTTCACGCTGACCGTCCGCGCGCACGCGGAGGGCCAGGTGTCGTCGTACCTGGTCGAAGGGGCGGAGCCCGGCGAGATCGTGCACCTGAGCCAGGCGCGCGGAGAGTTCACCCTCTCCGAGAGTCCGGCGACCCCCACCAACAACCACCTGCTCTTCATCACCGGCGGCTCCGGGATCACCCCGGCCATGTCCATGCTGCGCACCCTCCTCCGGGACGGGTACGACGGCCACGCCGGCCGCCGAGTGACCTTCCTGCACTACGCGCGCAGCCTCGAGGACCAGATCTTCGCCGACGAGCTGGCTGCGATCGCCGAGGCCGACAACGGGGTCACGGTGCACCTTCGCCACGGCGACCACCGCTTCAGCGAATTCGAGCTGCGCCGTCTGGTGCCCGACTACGCCGACGTCGACACCTGGCTGTGCGGTCCTGCGGGCCTCGTCGAGCTGGTCACCGACGCCTACCGGGACTCGTCGCGGCTGCGGATGGAGTTCTTCAAGCCGTCCGTCGCCCGGGCCGCCGGCGACGAGGACGACGTGGACGGGGTGGTGACCTTCGCGCGCTCGGCGGTGTCGGGCGCGGCGGGCACCGCCACCCTGCTCGAGCAGGCCGAGGAGCTCGGCCTGCGTCCGGAGTTCGGATGCCGGATGGGCATCTGCTTCTCCTGCACCGCGACCAAGACGGCCGGCACCACCCGCAACGTGCTGACCGGCGAGGAGTCCTCGCTGCCGGACGAGGAGATCCGGATCTGCGTGACCCGCCCCGTCGGTGACTGCCAGGTCGACCTCTAG
- a CDS encoding zinc-binding dehydrogenase, producing MFAVYAESFHPDDPLAGLVVGERPEPSAPDGWTTVTVKAASLNHHDLWTLRGVGIKAERLPMILGCDASGLDEDGNEVIVHAVISDPDWSGDETLDPDRSLLTEVHQGTFAEKVAVPRRNVIAKPPSLSFAEAACVPTAWLTAYRMLFVQGRMVPGESVLVQGAGGGMATALIVLARAGGLKVVATSRDEAKLARAAELGAHETYLSGTRLPAKVDAVMETVGRATWEHSVRSLRPGGRLVTSGATSGPRLDDAMLPQIFFKQLSVIGSTMGTRGELAALVAMLEATGTRPLVDRALPMDRAREGLEAMAAGDLFGKIVLTR from the coding sequence ATGTTCGCCGTGTACGCCGAGTCCTTCCACCCCGACGACCCGCTCGCCGGACTGGTGGTCGGCGAGCGCCCGGAGCCCTCCGCGCCGGACGGGTGGACGACGGTGACGGTGAAGGCGGCCTCCCTCAACCACCACGACCTGTGGACCCTGCGCGGGGTCGGGATCAAGGCGGAGCGGCTCCCGATGATCCTGGGCTGCGACGCCTCGGGTCTGGACGAGGACGGCAACGAGGTGATCGTGCACGCGGTCATCTCGGACCCGGACTGGTCCGGCGACGAGACCCTCGACCCCGACCGGTCGCTGCTGACCGAGGTGCATCAGGGCACCTTCGCCGAGAAGGTCGCGGTGCCGCGGCGCAACGTGATCGCCAAGCCGCCGTCGCTGTCGTTCGCGGAGGCGGCTTGCGTGCCGACCGCCTGGCTCACCGCCTACCGGATGCTCTTCGTCCAGGGGCGGATGGTGCCGGGGGAGTCGGTCCTGGTGCAGGGCGCGGGGGGTGGCATGGCGACCGCGCTGATCGTGCTGGCGCGGGCCGGCGGCCTCAAGGTGGTCGCGACCAGCCGCGACGAGGCGAAGCTGGCCCGTGCCGCCGAGCTGGGGGCCCACGAGACCTACCTGTCCGGGACGCGGCTGCCGGCCAAGGTCGACGCGGTGATGGAGACCGTGGGCCGGGCGACCTGGGAGCACTCGGTCCGCTCGCTGCGCCCGGGCGGCCGCCTGGTCACCTCCGGGGCGACCTCCGGCCCGCGGCTCGACGACGCGATGCTCCCGCAGATCTTCTTCAAGCAGCTGAGCGTGATCGGCTCGACGATGGGCACCCGTGGCGAGCTGGCCGCGCTGGTGGCGATGCTGGAGGCGACCGGCACCCGCCCGCTGGTGGACCGGGCACTGCCGATGGACCGGGCCCGGGAGGGACTCGAGGCGATGGCCGCGGGCGACCTCTTCGGCAAGATCGTGCTGACCCGTTGA
- a CDS encoding fatty acid desaturase family protein, whose product MTTNSTTTARRTAAPAANEDTPHSRIAARVGMTPEQLQAFGDEMDAIRQRVIADLGEEDATYIRNVVKAQRRFEVAGRALFYLPPAWPLAVASLSISKILDNMEIGHNVMHGQYDWMGDPALSSRMFDWDTVCPGEQWKYSHNYIHHTFTNIVGKDRDVGYGILRMDPDQKWHPYYLGNPVYALLLMLLFEWGVALHDLEVENIVAGRRSLADNKPLYPGLIRKIRRQAVKDYLLFPALTGPLFPLTFAGNATANLIRNIWAFNIIFCGHFPAGVASFSVEETEDESRGQWYLRQLLGSANITGSRLFHLMSGNLSHQIEHHLFPDLPARRYPQIAEEVREICERYGLDYNTGPLHRQLLSVARKICRLALPGRRSPEPAPTPAEQPLAA is encoded by the coding sequence ATGACCACGAACAGCACAACGACCGCCCGCCGGACCGCCGCGCCGGCGGCGAACGAGGACACTCCGCACAGCCGGATCGCCGCGCGGGTCGGGATGACACCCGAGCAACTGCAGGCCTTCGGCGACGAGATGGACGCGATCCGCCAGCGGGTCATCGCCGACCTCGGCGAGGAGGACGCCACCTACATCCGCAACGTGGTGAAGGCCCAGCGCCGGTTCGAGGTGGCCGGGCGCGCGCTGTTCTACCTGCCGCCCGCCTGGCCGCTCGCGGTGGCGTCGCTGAGCATCTCCAAGATCCTGGACAACATGGAGATCGGCCACAACGTGATGCACGGCCAGTACGACTGGATGGGCGATCCCGCGTTGTCCTCGCGGATGTTCGACTGGGACACGGTCTGCCCGGGCGAGCAGTGGAAGTACAGCCACAACTACATCCACCACACCTTCACCAACATCGTCGGCAAGGACCGCGACGTGGGTTACGGCATCCTGCGGATGGATCCGGACCAGAAGTGGCATCCCTACTACCTGGGCAACCCGGTCTACGCGCTGCTCCTGATGCTGCTCTTCGAGTGGGGCGTGGCCCTGCACGACCTCGAGGTGGAGAACATCGTCGCCGGCCGGCGGTCGCTCGCGGACAACAAGCCGCTCTACCCCGGCCTGATCCGCAAGATCCGGCGCCAGGCGGTCAAGGACTACCTGCTCTTCCCGGCGCTGACCGGTCCGCTGTTCCCGTTGACCTTCGCCGGCAACGCCACGGCGAACCTGATCCGCAACATCTGGGCGTTCAACATCATCTTCTGCGGCCACTTCCCGGCCGGGGTCGCCTCGTTCTCCGTCGAGGAGACCGAGGACGAGAGCCGCGGGCAGTGGTACCTGCGCCAGCTGCTCGGCTCGGCGAACATCACCGGCAGCCGGCTCTTCCACCTGATGTCGGGCAACCTGTCGCACCAGATCGAGCACCACCTCTTCCCCGACCTCCCGGCGCGCCGCTACCCGCAGATCGCCGAGGAGGTGCGCGAGATCTGCGAACGCTACGGCCTGGACTACAACACCGGTCCGCTGCACCGGCAGCTGCTGAGCGTGGCCCGCAAGATCTGCCGGCTCGCCCTGCCCGGGCGCCGCTCCCCGGAGCCGGCGCCCACCCCCGCCGAGCAGCCCCTGGCGGCCTGA
- a CDS encoding sensor histidine kinase, producing MIAAGLFPAEGQRSDHADSPRVGDGFLRVDAAGRVVYASPNALSVYRKLGLTGDLSGHSLADLTRELVPPRHRPDEETLSVVLSARAPRDSELGAPGGSDGVAIIVRSIPLRAPGGDQIGGLILLRDVTDLRRRDRELVTKDATIREIHHRVKNNLQTVAALLRLQARRIDGTEATAALEEAVRRVGSIAIVHETLSQTAEEAVAFDDIADRLARLVTDVGATTAAVEVRREGAFGELDSEQATPLAMVVMELMQNAAEHGFDPGQEGRIVLAAQRRGGTLEVTVSDDGRGLPEGFDLDTSSSLGLSIVRTLVESELRGHLTLGHGPEGGTRADLVLPLD from the coding sequence ATGATCGCCGCCGGGCTGTTCCCGGCGGAGGGACAGCGCAGCGACCACGCGGACTCGCCACGGGTGGGTGACGGGTTCCTCCGGGTCGACGCCGCCGGGCGGGTGGTCTACGCCAGCCCGAACGCGCTCTCGGTCTATCGCAAGCTCGGCCTCACCGGCGACCTGTCCGGCCACAGCCTGGCCGACCTGACCCGGGAGCTGGTGCCGCCGCGCCACCGGCCCGACGAGGAGACGCTCAGCGTGGTGCTCAGCGCCCGGGCGCCGCGGGACAGCGAGCTCGGCGCTCCGGGCGGCAGCGACGGCGTCGCCATCATCGTGCGCTCGATCCCACTGCGGGCGCCCGGCGGAGACCAGATCGGCGGCCTGATCCTGCTGCGCGACGTGACCGACCTGCGCCGGCGTGACCGGGAGCTGGTGACCAAGGACGCCACGATCCGCGAGATCCACCACCGGGTGAAGAACAACCTGCAGACGGTGGCCGCGCTGCTGCGTCTCCAGGCGCGCCGCATCGACGGGACCGAGGCGACGGCAGCCCTCGAGGAGGCGGTACGCCGGGTCGGGTCGATCGCGATCGTGCACGAGACGCTGAGCCAGACCGCGGAGGAGGCCGTCGCCTTCGACGACATCGCCGACCGGCTGGCTCGGCTGGTGACCGACGTCGGCGCCACCACGGCGGCCGTGGAGGTGCGCCGGGAGGGAGCCTTCGGCGAGCTCGACTCCGAGCAGGCGACGCCGCTTGCCATGGTGGTCATGGAGCTGATGCAGAACGCCGCGGAGCACGGGTTCGACCCGGGTCAGGAGGGCCGGATCGTGCTGGCCGCCCAACGCCGCGGTGGCACCCTCGAGGTGACCGTCAGCGACGACGGCCGTGGCCTGCCCGAGGGCTTCGACCTCGACACCTCCAGCAGCCTGGGCCTCTCGATCGTGCGCACCCTGGTGGAGTCCGAGCTCCGGGGGCACCTGACCCTGGGGCACGGACCCGAGGGCGGCACCCGGGCCGACCTGGTCCTCCCGCTCGACTGA
- a CDS encoding RNA polymerase sigma factor SigF, translating into MTPETSRDSAPPTALERTRARSAELFVEFRDESASPPARDGAREALVHLHLPLVEHCARRFRNRGEPFEDLVQVGTIGLIKSIDRFDTERGVEFSTYATPTIIGEIKRYFRDKGWAIRVPRRLQELRMQITSATAELTQSLGRSPTPRELAEAIGCSVEEIVEGMESSNAYSTLSLDATDDGEDGAGQSMLDALGVDDEGLEHVELRESIKPLLESLPAREKKILLLRFFKNMTQSQIAAEIGVSQMHVSRLLTRTLAQLRQSLEQE; encoded by the coding sequence ATGACCCCGGAGACCTCTCGGGACAGCGCACCTCCGACGGCCCTGGAGCGGACCCGCGCGCGGTCCGCGGAGCTCTTCGTCGAGTTCCGTGACGAGAGCGCCTCTCCGCCCGCGCGCGACGGCGCCCGCGAGGCGCTCGTCCACCTGCACCTCCCGCTCGTGGAGCACTGCGCCCGCCGCTTCCGCAACCGGGGCGAGCCCTTCGAGGACCTGGTCCAGGTCGGCACGATCGGCCTGATCAAGTCGATCGACCGCTTCGACACCGAGCGCGGCGTCGAGTTCTCGACCTACGCCACCCCCACCATCATCGGCGAGATCAAGCGCTACTTCCGCGACAAGGGGTGGGCGATCCGGGTCCCCCGGCGGCTGCAGGAGCTGCGCATGCAGATCACCAGCGCCACCGCGGAGCTGACCCAGAGCCTGGGCCGGTCGCCGACACCGCGGGAGCTCGCCGAGGCGATCGGCTGCTCGGTGGAGGAGATCGTCGAGGGCATGGAGTCGAGCAACGCCTACTCGACGCTGAGCCTCGACGCCACCGACGACGGCGAGGACGGCGCCGGGCAGAGCATGCTGGACGCGCTCGGCGTCGACGACGAGGGCCTCGAGCACGTCGAGCTGCGCGAGTCGATCAAGCCGCTCCTGGAGAGCCTGCCGGCGCGCGAGAAGAAGATCCTGCTGCTGCGCTTCTTCAAGAACATGACCCAGTCGCAGATCGCCGCCGAGATCGGGGTCTCGCAGATGCACGTGTCCCGGCTGCTCACCCGCACCCTGGCGCAGTTGCGTCAGTCCCTGGAGCAGGAGTAG
- a CDS encoding ATP-binding protein: MSGTSSLAVEGAHGAGAQPTVELRLPADGAYASVLRTLAAGLAARLDFTMDDIEDLRMVVSEAASLVLERAAEGGVLTCTFDLSHTDRLSLEVATETSMPASADYESFGWQVLAVLAEEASIDATASRFSVRATVLSALERDAGA, encoded by the coding sequence ATGTCCGGGACGAGCAGCCTCGCCGTGGAGGGCGCCCACGGCGCGGGCGCACAGCCGACCGTCGAGCTCAGGCTCCCGGCCGACGGGGCCTACGCCTCCGTGCTCCGCACCCTCGCCGCCGGCCTGGCGGCCCGCCTGGACTTCACGATGGACGACATCGAGGACCTCCGCATGGTGGTCAGCGAGGCCGCTTCCCTGGTCCTCGAGCGCGCCGCCGAGGGCGGTGTGCTCACCTGCACCTTCGACCTCAGCCACACCGACCGGCTGAGCCTCGAGGTCGCCACGGAGACCTCGATGCCGGCCTCGGCCGACTACGAGAGCTTCGGCTGGCAGGTGCTCGCCGTGCTCGCCGAGGAGGCGTCGATCGACGCGACAGCGAGTCGGTTCAGCGTTCGAGCGACGGTGCTGTCCGCTCTCGAGCGCGACGCCGGGGCGTGA
- a CDS encoding TetR family transcriptional regulator — translation MTTSPLTRAEQKERTRRAVLDAALGLCEDAPLAALSLRQVAKEVGIVPTAFYRHFASIEDLGLALVEESLATLRGVLRDVRRGPGPSYAAIIDASVAVLVDHVRRQRRHFTFIARERMAGPPAVRDAIATGIGLFERELATDLAHLPGTDTWAAEDLRILSDLIVSAMVTTAEKLVGTEAGSPAESAVAATARAQLRMTLVGAANWHPA, via the coding sequence GTGACCACCTCCCCGCTGACCCGCGCCGAGCAGAAGGAGCGCACCCGCCGCGCCGTCCTCGACGCGGCGCTCGGGCTCTGCGAGGACGCCCCGCTGGCGGCCCTCTCACTGCGCCAGGTCGCCAAGGAGGTCGGCATCGTGCCGACCGCGTTCTACCGTCACTTCGCCTCGATCGAGGACCTGGGCCTGGCGCTGGTCGAGGAGTCGCTCGCGACGCTGCGCGGCGTGCTGCGGGACGTGCGGCGCGGACCGGGGCCCTCCTACGCCGCGATCATCGACGCCTCGGTGGCCGTCCTGGTCGACCACGTACGACGCCAGCGGCGCCACTTCACCTTCATCGCCCGGGAGCGGATGGCCGGACCACCCGCCGTACGGGACGCCATCGCGACCGGCATCGGACTCTTCGAGCGCGAGCTGGCCACCGACCTGGCGCACCTGCCCGGGACCGACACCTGGGCGGCCGAGGACCTCCGCATCCTCTCCGACCTGATCGTCTCCGCGATGGTCACCACCGCGGAGAAGCTGGTCGGCACCGAGGCAGGCTCCCCCGCGGAGTCCGCCGTCGCCGCCACCGCTCGCGCTCAGCTGCGGATGACGCTGGTCGGCGCCGCCAACTGGCACCCGGCCTGA
- a CDS encoding MFS transporter, which yields MVLAAGGFSSLVYGLSRLGVGSWIQPAAFIGVGVAMVVAFAVYQVVLQRTDSPLLDLRTLTHRTYALSLVLMSAGFMAFLGSMILLPLYLQTLRGLSELEAGLLVMPGGIVMGLLGPQVGKLYDRFGSRPLVIPGSIGMVVALGLLTRLALDTPFGVVLAIHMVLMICLAMVFTPVFTLGLGDLPPHLYSHGSSLLGTLQQVAGAIGTAALIVVMDNRADSLLAGGADPVDAAMGGLQWAFAGGALIAVVVVVTAVLLPSKVEAPEGVPAAH from the coding sequence GTGGTGCTGGCGGCGGGTGGCTTCAGCAGCCTGGTCTACGGACTGAGCAGGCTGGGCGTCGGCTCGTGGATCCAGCCGGCGGCGTTCATCGGCGTCGGCGTGGCGATGGTCGTGGCGTTCGCCGTCTACCAGGTGGTGCTGCAGCGCACCGACTCGCCACTGCTCGACCTGCGGACCCTCACCCACCGCACCTACGCGCTGTCGCTGGTGCTGATGTCGGCCGGCTTCATGGCGTTCCTCGGCTCGATGATCCTGCTGCCGCTCTACCTGCAGACGCTGCGCGGTCTGAGCGAGCTGGAGGCCGGCCTCCTGGTCATGCCGGGTGGAATCGTGATGGGCCTGCTCGGCCCGCAGGTCGGCAAGCTCTACGACCGGTTCGGCTCGCGGCCGCTGGTGATCCCGGGCTCGATCGGCATGGTGGTCGCGCTCGGGCTGCTGACCCGGCTCGCCCTGGACACCCCGTTCGGCGTGGTCCTGGCGATCCACATGGTCCTGATGATCTGCCTGGCGATGGTCTTCACCCCGGTGTTCACCCTCGGCCTCGGTGACCTCCCGCCGCACCTCTACTCGCACGGCAGCTCCCTGCTGGGCACCCTCCAGCAGGTCGCCGGCGCGATCGGGACCGCGGCACTGATCGTGGTGATGGACAACCGTGCGGACAGCCTGCTGGCCGGCGGGGCGGATCCGGTCGACGCGGCGATGGGAGGCCTGCAGTGGGCCTTCGCCGGGGGCGCGCTGATCGCGGTCGTGGTGGTCGTCACCGCGGTCCTGCTGCCGTCGAAGGTCGAGGCGCCCGAGGGCGTGCCGGCGGCGCACTGA
- a CDS encoding WhiB family transcriptional regulator — MDWRHRSACLDEDPELFFPIGNTGPAILQIEEAKQVCRRCDVREQCLAWALEAGQDHGVWGGLSEDERRALKRRNARARVRTSV; from the coding sequence ATGGATTGGCGTCATCGTTCCGCATGCCTCGACGAGGATCCGGAGCTGTTCTTCCCGATCGGCAACACCGGTCCGGCGATCCTCCAGATCGAGGAAGCCAAACAGGTCTGCCGACGCTGCGACGTGCGCGAGCAGTGTCTCGCGTGGGCGCTGGAGGCAGGACAGGACCATGGCGTCTGGGGTGGCCTGAGCGAGGACGAGCGTCGTGCGCTGAAGCGACGCAACGCCCGGGCCCGCGTCCGCACCTCGGTCTGA
- the sodX gene encoding nickel-type superoxide dismutase maturation protease, translating to MARRATADRPEGPDRAGSGPLERRLPRVGMAVVHGESMRPTLAPGDRLLVRYDVEPRAGDVVVARFPDGAVVVKRAVERRRTGWWLVGDAAPVGVDSRHRGPIPDERILGVVRARVWPRPRRRLPAPSGTAGRD from the coding sequence GTGGCGAGACGAGCAACGGCGGACCGGCCCGAAGGCCCGGATCGAGCCGGATCCGGCCCCCTGGAGCGGCGTCTGCCCCGGGTCGGGATGGCGGTCGTGCACGGCGAGTCGATGCGCCCCACGCTGGCCCCCGGCGACCGGCTCCTGGTCCGGTACGACGTCGAGCCCCGCGCCGGCGACGTCGTGGTCGCCCGGTTCCCCGACGGGGCGGTGGTGGTCAAGCGGGCGGTCGAGCGGCGTCGTACCGGGTGGTGGCTGGTGGGCGACGCGGCGCCGGTGGGTGTCGACTCGCGTCACCGCGGGCCGATCCCGGACGAGCGGATCCTCGGAGTGGTGCGCGCGCGTGTCTGGCCGCGGCCGCGCCGTCGGCTGCCGGCACCCTCCGGAACGGCCGGGCGCGACTGA
- a CDS encoding MFS transporter: MSAPTDPTTTSPRPEPGEPGDADLAEFENEFAPSGRTPLVIVLLVAATFVVILNETIMVNAIPRLMADFGVSERSAQWLSTVFMLTMAAVIPVTGWFLQRVTTRVAYGSAMITFTIGTAIAAVAPSFEVLLVGRVVQAAGTAVMMPLLMTTLMTVVAPQDRGRVMGNVTLAMSCAPAMGPAVSGVILELGSWRLIFVFVLPIAVLVGLWGMRLLENVGEPTGGARPGSAWCWRRVASAAWSTD; encoded by the coding sequence ATGAGTGCGCCCACCGACCCGACCACCACCTCGCCCCGCCCGGAGCCGGGTGAGCCCGGCGACGCGGACCTGGCCGAGTTCGAGAACGAGTTCGCGCCGTCCGGACGGACGCCGCTGGTGATCGTGCTGCTGGTCGCGGCGACGTTCGTGGTCATCCTCAACGAGACCATCATGGTCAACGCGATTCCGCGGCTGATGGCCGACTTCGGCGTCAGCGAGCGGTCCGCGCAGTGGCTCTCGACGGTCTTCATGCTGACCATGGCCGCGGTGATCCCGGTGACCGGCTGGTTCCTGCAGCGGGTGACGACCCGGGTCGCCTACGGCTCGGCGATGATCACCTTCACCATCGGCACCGCGATCGCCGCGGTTGCGCCCAGCTTCGAGGTTCTCCTGGTCGGCCGCGTCGTCCAGGCCGCCGGCACCGCGGTGATGATGCCGCTGCTGATGACGACGCTGATGACCGTCGTCGCGCCCCAGGACCGCGGGCGGGTGATGGGCAACGTGACGCTGGCGATGTCCTGCGCGCCGGCGATGGGCCCGGCCGTCTCCGGGGTGATCCTGGAACTCGGCTCGTGGCGGCTGATCTTCGTGTTCGTGCTGCCGATCGCCGTCCTGGTCGGGCTGTGGGGGATGCGCCTGCTGGAGAACGTCGGGGAGCCGACCGGGGGAGCCCGTCCTGGCTCAGCGTGGTGCTGGCGGCGGGTGGCTTCAGCAGCCTGGTCTACGGACTGA
- the sodN gene encoding superoxide dismutase, Ni — MLSRLFARTIDVSAHCDLPCGVYDPAQARIEAESVKAVIAKAADSDDPDFRTRAVLIKEQRSELVKHHLWVLWTDYFKPPHFEKYPQLHTLVNEATKLAGAAGTKGTMDAEAADQLLAKIDEIAEIFWETKK, encoded by the coding sequence ATGCTCTCCCGACTTTTCGCCCGCACGATCGACGTCTCCGCCCACTGCGACCTCCCTTGTGGGGTCTACGACCCGGCCCAGGCCCGGATCGAGGCCGAGTCGGTCAAGGCCGTCATCGCCAAGGCCGCCGACAGCGACGACCCGGACTTCCGCACCCGTGCCGTGCTGATCAAGGAGCAGCGCTCCGAGCTGGTCAAGCACCACCTCTGGGTGCTGTGGACCGACTACTTCAAGCCGCCGCACTTCGAGAAGTACCCGCAGCTGCACACCCTCGTCAACGAGGCCACCAAGCTCGCCGGCGCGGCCGGCACCAAGGGCACGATGGACGCCGAGGCCGCCGACCAACTCCTCGCCAAGATCGACGAGATCGCCGAGATCTTCTGGGAGACGAAGAAGTGA